From Parasteatoda tepidariorum isolate YZ-2023 chromosome 1, CAS_Ptep_4.0, whole genome shotgun sequence, one genomic window encodes:
- the LOC107455205 gene encoding isatin hydrolase, translated as MGNSCELSRYRRIEDHRHFRLKPTHKALIIWHVLAVWYYFNIAVCESTSVVDKFQLVDLTHVFDNTTLYWVTEPSLVLNVTYNGTLPDKNIWYQKDQIYGATHGGTHMDAPCHFAKGRWCVSDIPLERLVVPAVVVDVSQEVNSDSHLTKDLLLAWEDIHGQIPDNSLLLVYTGWSKYWPDRLNYTGTEEKNISALKFPSIKAEAAEWLVAKRKVVGVGIDTMSVDIPNERPSTHVALMTNNIYGLENVNNLDQLPPTGAMVYVMPMKLKSASGAPCRLLAQIPNGMFNGGNFNGLPGMSIYLIIFIATSYYYRFSNR; from the exons ATGGGAAACTCTTGTGAACTTAGTCGTTACCGACGAATTGAG gatCATCGACATTTTAGGCTGAAGCCCACTCATAAAGCTCTTATCATCTGGCATGTTCTAGCAGTCTGGTACTACTTCAATATAGCCGTCTGTGAATCTACTTCAGTTGTGGACAAATTCCAATTGGTTGATTTGACTCACGTGTTTGATAATACAACTCTTTATTGGGTGACAGAACCATCTCTTGTCCTCAACGTCACATATAATGGAACTCTTCCAGACAAAAACATTTG GTACCAGAAGGATCAAATATATGGTGCCACGCATGGTGGAACCCACATGGACGCTCCCTGTCACTTCGCAAAGGGACGCTGGTGCGTATCTGATATACCTCTGGAGCGACTGGTTGTCCCCGCCGTAGTAGTAGACGTAAGCCAAGAAGTCAATTCTGATTCACATTTAACGAAGGACCTGCTACTGGCATGGGAAGATATTCATGGCCAAATACCTGACAATAGTCTCCTGCTTGTCTATACCGGATGGTCAAAGTATTGGCCAGATCGTCTGAATTACACTGgaacggaagaaaaaaatatctctgcGCTAAAATTTCCTTCCATTAAGGCAGAAGCAGCGGAATGGTTAGTCGCCAAACGAAAGGTTGTTGGCGTCGGAATAGACACGATGTCGGTAGACATTCCAAATGAAAGACCGTCAACTCATGTTGCTTTGATGACGAACAATATTTATGGGCTTGAAAACGTGAATAATTTGGACCAGTTGCCACCAACCGGTGCAATGGTATACGTCATGCCGATGAAGCTCAAATCGGCAAGTGGTGCTCCATGTCGTTTACTCGCTCAAATTCCAAATGGAATGTTTAACGGTGGAAATTTTAATGGGTTACCAGGAATGAGTATATATCtgattattttcattgctaCAAGTTACTATTACAGGTTTTCCAATAGATAG